From one Halothece sp. PCC 7418 genomic stretch:
- a CDS encoding Hsp20/alpha crystallin family protein, whose protein sequence is MALVRWNPTADMDLFRRQMDRLFDEMTGERPFDLQEWNPAIELNDAGENLMLKAQLPGLSEDDIDVTVNRDSVTISGEYRHEDHSERTYGSEFRYGKFSRTIGLPVGIKQDQVEADYTNGILSLRLPKVDDAVNRKVKINLGAQSNQAIAGSQQS, encoded by the coding sequence ATGGCACTTGTACGCTGGAATCCTACGGCTGATATGGATCTTTTCCGTCGTCAAATGGATCGCCTCTTTGATGAAATGACAGGTGAACGTCCATTTGATCTCCAAGAATGGAATCCTGCGATCGAGCTAAACGATGCTGGGGAAAACCTGATGCTAAAAGCACAACTACCTGGTCTTAGCGAAGATGATATTGATGTCACGGTTAACCGCGACTCAGTAACCATCAGTGGCGAGTATCGTCACGAAGATCATAGTGAACGCACCTATGGCTCTGAATTCCGCTATGGTAAGTTCAGTCGTACCATTGGCTTACCAGTGGGAATCAAGCAAGACCAAGTAGAAGCGGACTATACTAACGGTATTCTCAGCCTGCGTCTCCCGAAAGTGGATGATGCAGTGAACCGCAAAGTTAAAATTAACTTAGGTGCTCAGTCTAATCAAGCCATTGCAGGAAGCCAACAGTCCTAA
- a CDS encoding Uma2 family endonuclease, with the protein MVTTTPHYTPQEYLELEETTEERSEYRDGEIIPMTGGTTNDNEISLNLASHFKFGLRKRNYRVYIGDIKVWIPRYRQYTYPDVMVISGDPIYADQGTTTVMNPILITEVLSNSTKNYDQGDKFSAYRSIPELQEYILIDQTRYHVMQYVKQNDQQWLLTEYQDQTAKIVFESLKFEITLLDLYDGVDFNLA; encoded by the coding sequence ATGGTTACAACAACTCCTCATTACACTCCCCAAGAATACTTAGAGTTAGAAGAAACAACAGAAGAAAGATCTGAATATCGCGATGGAGAAATTATTCCGATGACGGGCGGAACAACCAACGACAATGAAATCTCACTCAATTTAGCATCTCACTTTAAATTTGGCTTAAGAAAACGTAATTATCGAGTTTATATTGGCGATATTAAAGTATGGATTCCTCGTTATCGTCAATATACTTATCCTGATGTGATGGTCATCTCCGGTGATCCGATCTATGCAGATCAAGGAACAACAACCGTCATGAATCCCATTTTAATTACAGAAGTTTTATCGAACTCGACTAAAAACTATGATCAAGGAGATAAATTCTCCGCTTATCGTTCTATTCCCGAACTGCAAGAATATATTTTAATTGACCAAACGCGATATCATGTCATGCAATATGTCAAGCAAAATGATCAGCAATGGTTATTAACTGAATATCAAGATCAAACCGCAAAAATTGTTTTTGAATCCTTAAAGTTTGAAATCACTTTACTGGATTTGTACGATGGAGTTGATTTCAATCTCGCTTAA
- a CDS encoding S-layer homology domain-containing protein: MSLFKQKFSLSLFITVTLLTACSESIQQSLAPDPKLQEQENTTSESSPEETSNEEPSPQPENQPQQEPTAPQLSEAVPDNIPLYPDATLTGQETSTETESGTIELRATSGMDTIASFYEQELRQQNWEIVTPFSSGATIGKRIVRAESNTLELKVTIFEAEAGEETNQILIEYQPLTETSSTETSPEESSTETPTTRTFTDLEQTPDPLQPYVQDMAQLGLLSPVESDNAQGKQFAPNEVITRRTFARWLFNANNRFYRDRASQQIRRVQQAPTPAFTDISPSDPDFGIIQGLAEAGLIPSRLTGDSTVTRFRPDAPLTRETLLLWKVPLDTRSNLPSATVNTVKETWGFQDAGKIDPKALGAIVADFSNGEQSTLRRVFGYTQLLQPEKAVTRAEAAAALWSFGTQGETMTAKELTQN; encoded by the coding sequence ATGTCTTTATTCAAGCAGAAATTCAGTCTAAGTCTCTTCATCACTGTCACTCTTCTGACAGCTTGTAGTGAGAGTATTCAACAAAGCCTTGCCCCTGATCCAAAACTCCAAGAACAAGAAAATACAACCTCTGAATCCTCTCCTGAAGAAACTTCTAATGAAGAACCTTCCCCGCAACCTGAAAATCAACCTCAGCAAGAGCCGACCGCGCCCCAACTCTCAGAAGCTGTTCCCGACAATATTCCATTATACCCAGACGCAACCTTAACGGGTCAAGAAACCAGTACAGAAACTGAATCGGGTACGATTGAACTAAGGGCGACCAGTGGCATGGACACGATTGCCAGTTTTTATGAGCAAGAATTAAGACAGCAAAACTGGGAGATTGTTACGCCTTTTTCTAGTGGTGCAACGATTGGTAAGCGTATTGTTAGGGCGGAATCGAATACACTAGAACTCAAGGTGACGATTTTTGAAGCCGAGGCTGGAGAAGAAACGAATCAAATCCTAATTGAATATCAACCGCTTACTGAAACCAGCAGTACCGAAACCTCACCAGAAGAGTCCTCAACTGAAACACCGACCACTCGCACCTTTACCGATTTAGAGCAAACCCCTGACCCCTTACAACCTTATGTGCAGGATATGGCGCAATTGGGACTTTTAAGCCCTGTTGAGAGTGACAACGCACAGGGAAAGCAGTTTGCACCGAATGAAGTGATTACCCGTCGTACCTTTGCCCGTTGGCTTTTTAACGCGAATAACCGATTTTATCGCGATCGCGCCAGCCAACAAATTCGCCGAGTCCAACAAGCACCAACCCCTGCTTTTACCGATATTTCTCCCTCAGACCCCGACTTTGGCATCATTCAAGGTTTAGCAGAAGCTGGCTTAATTCCGTCTCGTCTCACGGGTGATAGTACTGTTACCCGATTTCGCCCTGATGCACCCTTAACCCGAGAAACGCTTTTACTCTGGAAAGTTCCCCTCGATACCCGCAGTAATCTCCCCTCTGCAACCGTCAATACAGTTAAGGAAACTTGGGGCTTTCAAGATGCGGGAAAAATTGATCCTAAAGCCCTAGGCGCGATCGTTGCTGACTTTTCTAATGGGGAACAATCCACCTTACGGCGGGTGTTTGGCTATACCCAACTCTTACAACCTGAAAAAGCCGTCACCCGTGCTGAGGCGGCGGCTGCATTATGGTCGTTTGGAACGCAAGGGGAAACAATGACAGCGAAGGAGTTAACCCAAAACTGA
- a CDS encoding serine/threonine-protein kinase, producing the protein MVKKLEKIIGERYQILKELGRGAFGQTYLAQDLQQPTQPKCVVKHLKPQASDELTLKEAKRLFVSEAEVLGKLSDSPQIPSLIAYYGDNFCLVQEFVDGHDLSKEIRVGHPLNEEQIIAILNNLLPVLSFIHQNNVIHRDIKPSNIRRAKKDGSLFLIDFGAVKEIKTLVLTGDGQPKPSIVAGTQGYMPPEQLRGRPRLNSDIYALGVICIEALTGKAATQLEEDPETGDLKWREGLEVSEELAEILETMTRADFGERYQSAEAVIKDLEDLNKTGKTDLKERIKQKKRDRAGKKWYSWLPLGGVAVMVGLGIFLFPTIRAVYLFNKANGLVREGEYRDAIALYDKGLEKYASSAQAWLNRGFALAQLRRFEEQLSSCDQALEFNPEFVEALNCKGLALDELGRNEEAITFFEQAVQLDRDFYQAWNNQGEVLMELKRQEEALEAFDRAKLYDPDYLFAWNNRGNALFQLERYAEAIAAYDEAIEINPEYPYPWNGRGNARRKLGRYEKAIADYDQAIELKSNFYEAWYNKGLTFLAMDEKEKALAAFDEAVQIKPDYQAAINLRSKLRDNLSDQ; encoded by the coding sequence ATGGTCAAAAAATTAGAAAAAATTATTGGTGAACGCTACCAAATTCTTAAGGAACTAGGGAGAGGGGCGTTTGGTCAGACCTATCTCGCCCAAGATTTGCAGCAACCCACTCAACCCAAGTGTGTGGTTAAGCACCTGAAACCGCAAGCCAGTGATGAGTTAACCTTAAAAGAGGCAAAACGACTCTTTGTCAGTGAAGCGGAGGTATTAGGTAAGCTCAGTGATAGTCCTCAAATCCCAAGTCTCATTGCTTATTATGGTGACAATTTTTGCTTAGTTCAAGAATTTGTTGATGGGCATGATTTAAGTAAAGAAATTCGAGTGGGACATCCCCTCAATGAAGAACAAATCATTGCCATTCTCAATAACCTTTTGCCAGTGCTCAGTTTTATCCATCAGAATAATGTCATTCACCGCGATATTAAACCCTCTAATATTCGTCGCGCTAAAAAAGATGGATCTTTGTTTTTAATTGATTTTGGGGCAGTGAAAGAAATTAAAACCCTCGTTTTGACAGGAGATGGGCAGCCGAAACCCAGTATTGTTGCGGGAACTCAAGGGTATATGCCCCCAGAACAGTTACGAGGAAGACCCCGACTCAATAGCGATATTTATGCGTTGGGCGTGATTTGTATTGAGGCGTTAACTGGAAAAGCAGCGACGCAGTTGGAAGAAGATCCAGAGACGGGAGATTTAAAGTGGCGAGAAGGACTAGAGGTTTCTGAGGAATTGGCAGAAATTTTGGAGACGATGACCCGAGCCGATTTTGGGGAACGGTATCAGTCTGCAGAAGCAGTGATCAAAGATTTAGAAGACTTAAATAAGACTGGAAAAACGGACTTAAAAGAACGGATTAAACAAAAGAAGCGCGATCGCGCTGGGAAAAAATGGTATTCTTGGCTGCCATTAGGGGGAGTTGCAGTGATGGTGGGCTTAGGAATCTTCTTGTTTCCCACGATCCGAGCCGTTTATTTATTTAATAAGGCAAATGGATTAGTGCGAGAGGGAGAATATCGGGACGCGATCGCGCTCTATGACAAAGGCTTAGAGAAATATGCAAGTTCGGCACAAGCCTGGCTGAATCGGGGGTTTGCTTTGGCTCAGTTGAGACGATTTGAAGAACAACTCTCCTCCTGCGATCAAGCGTTAGAATTTAATCCTGAGTTTGTGGAAGCCCTCAATTGCAAAGGATTAGCCCTTGATGAGTTGGGACGAAATGAGGAGGCGATCACCTTCTTTGAGCAAGCAGTGCAACTCGACCGAGATTTCTATCAAGCCTGGAATAATCAAGGGGAAGTCTTAATGGAACTGAAGCGTCAAGAAGAGGCTTTAGAAGCCTTTGATCGAGCAAAACTGTATGATCCAGACTACTTATTTGCTTGGAATAATCGCGGGAACGCCTTATTTCAGCTTGAACGCTATGCTGAGGCGATCGCTGCTTATGATGAAGCAATTGAAATCAATCCTGAGTATCCTTATCCTTGGAATGGAAGGGGAAATGCTCGCCGTAAGCTGGGACGTTACGAGAAAGCCATTGCTGACTATGATCAAGCGATCGAACTCAAATCTAACTTTTATGAGGCTTGGTACAATAAGGGACTGACTTTTCTTGCGATGGACGAAAAAGAAAAAGCACTTGCAGCATTTGATGAAGCGGTGCAAATCAAACCCGATTATCAAGCAGCCATTAATCTGAGATCCAAACTGCGCGATAATCTAAGTGACCAGTGA
- a CDS encoding ABC transporter ATP-binding protein: MNDLAIETRGLTKQYDRALAVYDVDLTIESGEVYGLIGPNGAGKTTLIQMLAGVEEPTVGEVYWFDEPVRFNHSYFPLKRRLGYLPDDFPLYDDLTVWDYLEYFGRLYYLRQPQLRRRLEEVLELVQLTSKRKSLISTLSRGMRQRLSLARTIIHEPIVLLLDEPVSGLDPISRQQFREIIKVLQEAGMTILISSHVLSDLAELCTSIGIMELGYLVESTSLADLYQRYPQQELIISTVDRVEELAKVLSRFQGVETYEVMASEKQIKVEFSGTENDQSELLRSLLDLGFQITEFHTQKQDLEKLFLQLDHKQAS, from the coding sequence ATGAACGATTTAGCCATTGAAACTCGCGGACTCACAAAACAATACGATCGCGCTTTAGCGGTTTATGATGTTGACTTAACCATTGAAAGTGGAGAAGTCTATGGATTAATCGGACCTAACGGCGCGGGAAAAACCACACTCATCCAGATGCTAGCAGGGGTAGAAGAACCAACAGTAGGCGAAGTCTATTGGTTTGATGAACCAGTACGCTTTAATCACTCTTATTTTCCTCTCAAGCGTCGCTTAGGCTATCTTCCTGATGATTTTCCCCTTTATGATGATCTAACGGTTTGGGATTATTTAGAATATTTCGGTCGCCTTTATTATCTCCGTCAACCGCAACTCCGTCGTCGCTTAGAAGAGGTGTTGGAGTTAGTTCAACTGACCTCGAAGCGCAAAAGTCTGATTTCAACTTTATCCCGAGGAATGCGTCAACGGTTGAGTTTAGCGCGAACCATTATTCATGAACCGATTGTATTACTGTTAGACGAACCTGTTTCTGGACTCGATCCCATTTCTCGTCAACAGTTTCGAGAGATTATTAAAGTGTTACAAGAAGCGGGAATGACGATTTTAATCTCTTCTCATGTCTTAAGCGATCTCGCCGAACTTTGTACATCTATTGGCATTATGGAATTAGGGTATTTAGTCGAAAGTACCTCTTTGGCTGATCTTTACCAACGTTATCCCCAACAAGAATTAATCATTTCTACTGTTGATCGAGTGGAAGAATTAGCAAAAGTGTTATCGCGATTTCAAGGCGTTGAAACTTATGAAGTGATGGCTTCTGAAAAGCAAATTAAAGTTGAGTTTAGCGGAACGGAAAATGATCAATCAGAATTGCTGCGATCGCTGCTGGATTTAGGCTTTCAAATTACCGAATTTCACACGCAAAAACAAGATTTAGAAAAACTCTTTTTACAACTGGATCATAAACAAGCCAGTTAA
- the rsmG gene encoding 16S rRNA (guanine(527)-N(7))-methyltransferase RsmG, whose protein sequence is MLPDLNNLWQTTLDWSPSPQQQKQFEQLYQGILAGNQQCNLTRITEPEAFWEKHLWDSLCSLIPLGLENLTTASFIDIGTGGGFPGLPCAIALPQSQITLLDSTQKKIAYLKTLISQLGLSGVNAVAARAEAFAEQRKQQENYDIALVRAVAAAPVCAEYAFPFLKVGGMAILYRGRWTVEEEAELSEALAELGGVIEDVQGFSTPISHSERHCLYLQKTEPTDARFPRPVGVANKEPLGKKPSKK, encoded by the coding sequence ATGCTTCCAGACTTAAATAATCTTTGGCAAACCACTTTAGACTGGTCGCCTTCTCCCCAACAGCAAAAACAGTTTGAACAACTTTATCAAGGCATTTTAGCGGGAAATCAACAATGTAATTTAACTCGCATCACTGAACCGGAAGCCTTCTGGGAAAAGCATTTGTGGGATTCATTATGTTCTCTGATTCCGTTAGGCTTGGAGAATTTAACCACAGCTTCTTTTATTGATATTGGCACAGGAGGGGGGTTTCCTGGTTTACCTTGCGCGATCGCGCTGCCTCAATCTCAGATCACACTTCTCGATTCCACCCAAAAGAAAATTGCTTATCTCAAGACCTTAATTTCTCAGTTAGGACTCTCAGGCGTAAATGCAGTTGCAGCCCGCGCAGAAGCCTTTGCTGAACAACGAAAACAGCAAGAAAATTATGATATTGCCCTAGTTCGGGCGGTTGCAGCAGCCCCAGTTTGTGCCGAATATGCCTTTCCCTTTCTGAAAGTGGGGGGAATGGCGATTTTGTATCGGGGACGCTGGACCGTGGAAGAAGAAGCAGAATTAAGTGAAGCCTTAGCAGAATTAGGGGGTGTCATTGAGGATGTACAGGGATTTTCGACCCCGATCAGCCATAGCGAACGCCACTGTTTATACTTGCAAAAAACTGAACCGACGGATGCTCGTTTCCCGCGTCCCGTTGGTGTTGCGAACAAAGAACCGTTAGGAAAAAAGCCAAGCAAGAAATGA
- a CDS encoding DUF3769 domain-containing protein has product MTYYRCQSMLFADVPPSSQPALETIVPTHNPDQVAFLEPLDPINSREKITHVQIQVRGGQTQQWKIAQGETSSPQGVLEVMADRQTYNPQTQVITAEGNVTVRFAQGVLVADQLKINTETRMAVGTGNVSFQRGEQVLNGDRFEYNFLQDEGVIKNGSGEVYQPTLSRDISFGLRGRSEDNLPPTPVEDEPIQDVAQETQYQFSVGGGRGVENFSSPETGGGLNRLRFAADEIVIDGGNWTATNVRITNDPFSPPELELRADTAQFRQLGPLRDEIVTSDQRLVFDDGLSVPIPRNRIVLDRRERSPGLVDFGFDSDDRGGLYLEREFTLFETPTWNFQVTPQYFVQQALLDDSITDAGVFGIEGELTGQFSPRTRLTAQGELTGFEEDVLEDNLRGSLRLQQAVGRGSGQHNLSLEASFRDRLFNGSLGFQTVQSSIGAVIASPNFTLGESGINLRYQGGVQRVNAETDVEELLEPNRENDRVTLTRYQAATGLSWETSLWEGETLPATAEQGLRYTPSPVRPNLRLETGVTGVTSLYSNGDDQNSLSLSLGLNGQFGHFSRETLDYTSFNISYTQAIGDGESPFEFDRLVDRKRLSFGVLQQVYGPFLAGVQTSINLDDGDVISSNFILEYSRRSYNLRLRYNPTQEIGSVSIRINGFNWNGSSNAFDRVRSVEDGVIQE; this is encoded by the coding sequence ATGACATATTATCGCTGTCAATCAATGTTATTTGCTGATGTTCCTCCTTCTTCCCAACCCGCCCTAGAAACGATTGTTCCCACCCATAATCCCGATCAAGTGGCTTTCCTTGAACCGCTAGATCCCATTAACAGTAGAGAAAAAATTACCCATGTTCAAATTCAGGTGCGAGGGGGACAAACCCAACAGTGGAAAATTGCACAGGGGGAGACCTCCTCTCCTCAAGGGGTGTTGGAAGTGATGGCGGATCGTCAAACTTATAATCCGCAAACACAGGTGATTACAGCAGAAGGAAATGTGACGGTGCGCTTCGCGCAAGGAGTTTTGGTTGCGGATCAGTTAAAAATTAATACGGAAACTCGGATGGCGGTGGGAACTGGAAATGTCAGTTTTCAGCGCGGGGAACAAGTTTTAAACGGCGATCGCTTCGAGTACAATTTTCTGCAAGATGAAGGGGTTATTAAAAACGGAAGTGGAGAAGTTTATCAACCGACTCTCAGCCGTGATATTTCTTTTGGCTTAAGGGGGAGGAGTGAAGACAATTTACCCCCAACGCCAGTGGAAGATGAACCGATTCAGGATGTGGCGCAAGAAACCCAATATCAGTTCTCTGTGGGAGGAGGACGCGGAGTAGAAAACTTTTCCTCTCCCGAGACAGGAGGGGGACTGAATCGCTTGCGTTTTGCTGCGGATGAAATTGTCATTGATGGGGGAAACTGGACAGCCACTAATGTTCGGATTACCAATGATCCCTTTTCACCACCAGAATTAGAACTGCGTGCGGATACAGCACAGTTTCGTCAACTGGGTCCCTTACGAGATGAAATTGTGACCTCGGATCAGCGTTTAGTGTTTGATGATGGGTTATCTGTTCCCATTCCCCGTAACCGCATTGTTTTAGACCGACGGGAACGATCGCCAGGTCTGGTTGATTTTGGGTTTGATTCTGACGATCGCGGTGGCTTATATCTTGAAAGAGAATTTACCTTATTTGAAACACCGACCTGGAATTTTCAGGTTACCCCGCAATACTTTGTTCAACAAGCCTTGTTAGATGATTCCATTACCGATGCGGGTGTATTTGGAATTGAAGGGGAACTCACTGGACAGTTTAGTCCTCGCACTCGTTTAACCGCACAAGGGGAACTGACAGGGTTTGAAGAGGATGTCTTAGAAGATAACTTACGAGGAAGTCTGCGTTTACAACAAGCAGTTGGACGAGGAAGCGGACAACATAATCTGAGTTTAGAAGCTAGTTTTCGCGATCGGCTGTTTAATGGGTCTCTGGGTTTTCAAACGGTTCAAAGCAGTATTGGGGCTGTGATTGCATCTCCCAACTTTACTTTGGGTGAGAGTGGGATTAATTTACGATACCAAGGAGGCGTTCAGCGCGTTAATGCGGAAACAGATGTGGAAGAATTGCTAGAACCGAACCGCGAAAACGATCGCGTGACTTTGACTCGGTATCAAGCAGCAACTGGGTTAAGTTGGGAAACCTCTCTCTGGGAAGGGGAAACATTACCCGCAACCGCAGAACAAGGATTACGCTATACCCCCAGTCCCGTTCGTCCCAACCTGCGTTTAGAAACAGGAGTCACAGGAGTCACCAGTCTTTACAGTAATGGCGATGACCAAAACTCCCTGAGTTTAAGTTTAGGATTGAACGGACAATTTGGTCACTTCTCCCGAGAAACCTTAGACTACACCAGTTTTAATATCAGTTATACGCAAGCGATTGGCGATGGCGAATCCCCTTTTGAATTTGATCGGTTGGTGGATCGCAAACGCCTTTCTTTTGGGGTTCTGCAACAAGTTTATGGTCCCTTTCTCGCGGGAGTTCAAACCTCCATCAATCTGGATGATGGTGACGTGATTAGTAGTAATTTCATCCTTGAATACTCTCGTCGCAGTTATAACCTACGCCTCCGCTATAATCCAACGCAAGAAATCGGTTCGGTTTCCATTCGGATTAATGGCTTTAACTGGAATGGATCGTCAAATGCGTTTGATCGGGTGCGGTCAGTTGAGGATGGTGTCATTCAGGAGTGA
- a CDS encoding NAD-dependent epimerase/dehydratase family protein yields the protein MKVVILGGDGFCGWPTSLHLSKAGHEVIILDNLSRRNIDNELEAGSLTPVSPMGVRLAAWEEVSGQKIEFYNLDIAQEYDRLLKLLCDEKPDAIVHFAEQRAAPYSMKSPRHRRYTVDNNINATHNTLCAIAESGLDVHLVHLGTMGVYGYGTAGMKIPEGYLDIEVVTEEGQRIPQQILYPPNPGSVYHMTKTQDQLLFAYYNKNDGVRVTDLHQGIVWGTDTEETKLDERLINRFDYDGDYGTVLNRFLMQAAIGYPLTVHGTGGQTRAFIHIQNTVRCIELALQYPPEKGERVKILNQMTETHRVRDLAKLIASLTKSEVAYVENPRKEAAENDLKVDNSCFLEMGLKPTTLAEGLLHEVTEIAKKYADNADLSKIPCTSVWTKDQKAGIPEMKEEVTSGNG from the coding sequence ATGAAAGTAGTTATTCTCGGTGGCGATGGCTTTTGCGGATGGCCCACTTCCCTACATTTGTCGAAAGCAGGTCATGAGGTGATTATTCTAGATAACCTGTCTCGACGCAACATAGACAATGAGTTAGAAGCAGGTTCTCTCACTCCCGTTTCTCCGATGGGGGTTCGTCTTGCAGCATGGGAAGAAGTCAGTGGTCAGAAAATTGAATTTTACAATCTCGATATTGCACAAGAGTATGATCGCCTCCTGAAATTACTCTGTGACGAAAAACCAGATGCAATCGTGCATTTCGCAGAACAACGGGCTGCGCCTTATTCTATGAAATCCCCCCGTCATCGCCGTTATACTGTAGATAACAACATTAATGCGACTCATAATACACTCTGCGCGATCGCGGAATCGGGATTAGATGTTCATCTGGTTCACCTCGGAACCATGGGCGTTTATGGCTATGGTACAGCAGGGATGAAAATCCCAGAAGGATATCTCGATATTGAAGTCGTTACTGAGGAAGGACAACGGATTCCCCAACAGATTCTGTATCCCCCCAATCCTGGTAGTGTCTATCACATGACCAAAACTCAAGATCAGTTATTGTTCGCTTATTACAACAAAAATGATGGCGTTCGCGTCACCGACTTACACCAAGGAATTGTTTGGGGAACCGATACCGAAGAAACCAAATTAGATGAACGGTTAATTAATCGCTTTGACTATGATGGGGACTATGGAACGGTTCTCAATCGTTTCTTAATGCAAGCTGCAATTGGTTATCCCTTAACCGTCCATGGGACAGGAGGACAAACTCGCGCCTTTATTCATATCCAAAATACGGTTCGCTGTATTGAACTGGCGTTGCAATATCCCCCTGAAAAAGGCGAACGGGTCAAAATCTTAAACCAAATGACCGAAACCCACCGCGTTCGCGATTTAGCCAAGCTGATTGCCAGTTTAACGAAGAGTGAAGTTGCTTATGTGGAAAATCCCCGTAAAGAAGCAGCAGAAAACGATCTCAAGGTTGATAATAGCTGCTTCCTAGAAATGGGATTAAAACCAACGACTCTCGCTGAAGGTTTACTTCATGAAGTGACCGAAATTGCTAAAAAATATGCGGATAACGCCGATCTCTCTAAAATTCCTTGCACCTCAGTTTGGACAAAAGACCAAAAAGCGGGGATTCCCGAAATGAAAGAGGAAGTTACATCGGGTAATGGTTAG
- a CDS encoding ABC transporter ATP-binding protein — translation MAKVELRQVSRRYGKTSAIEEISLKIADGEFCVLVGPSGCGKSTLLRAIAGLETVTEGGIYIADQLVNDIPARDRDVAMVFQNYALYPHLSVAENLGFGLKMRKTPPETIQQQVQKIAQSLGITHLLNRKPKQLSGGQQQRVALGRAIIRQPQAFLLDEPLSNLDAQLREETRAELKRLHQELGITTIYVTHDQGEAMTLAEQLVVLEQGHIQQIGTPDTVYRFPANQMVAGFLGSPPMNFLLVKYAEGQFHCGEQSLVSPDRIEQSLDLNAEKTFSLGIRPEAISVADASSQEHLETLKVKIDLIEPLGRETLLRGQVLGTDESLNFLVSGIWQGQRGEHLSVNVDVNQLLIFRQTNGERLYPKN, via the coding sequence ATGGCAAAAGTTGAACTGCGACAAGTCTCACGACGTTATGGTAAAACCAGTGCAATTGAGGAGATTTCCTTGAAAATCGCGGATGGAGAGTTTTGTGTTTTGGTGGGGCCATCTGGTTGTGGAAAGTCAACCCTGTTACGCGCGATCGCGGGACTAGAAACGGTAACTGAAGGCGGTATTTACATCGCGGATCAACTGGTGAATGACATTCCAGCGCGCGATCGCGATGTTGCCATGGTGTTTCAAAATTACGCCCTTTACCCACACCTCAGCGTCGCTGAGAACTTAGGATTTGGCTTAAAAATGCGGAAAACTCCCCCTGAAACGATTCAACAGCAAGTGCAAAAAATCGCCCAGTCTTTGGGAATTACGCACTTGCTCAATCGTAAACCGAAACAACTCTCTGGGGGACAACAACAGCGGGTTGCCCTTGGACGAGCCATTATTCGGCAACCACAAGCCTTTCTACTCGATGAACCCCTTTCTAACTTAGATGCTCAACTGCGAGAAGAAACCCGTGCTGAACTCAAACGCCTGCATCAAGAACTAGGTATTACAACCATCTACGTCACCCACGACCAAGGAGAAGCAATGACCCTCGCTGAACAACTGGTGGTGCTTGAGCAAGGACACATTCAGCAAATCGGCACACCAGACACTGTGTATCGTTTTCCAGCGAATCAGATGGTGGCTGGCTTTTTAGGTAGCCCTCCCATGAACTTTTTATTGGTGAAATATGCTGAGGGGCAATTCCATTGTGGCGAACAGTCTTTAGTGAGTCCTGATCGGATCGAGCAATCCCTTGATCTCAATGCAGAAAAAACATTTTCTCTTGGCATTCGCCCAGAAGCCATTTCCGTTGCTGATGCTTCTTCTCAGGAACACTTAGAAACCTTAAAAGTTAAAATAGACCTCATTGAACCTTTAGGTCGAGAAACCTTGTTGCGCGGTCAGGTTTTAGGTACTGATGAGAGTCTGAATTTCTTGGTATCGGGGATCTGGCAGGGTCAACGGGGGGAACACCTGAGTGTCAACGTGGATGTCAATCAATTATTGATTTTTCGCCAGACGAATGGAGAAAGACTTTATCCTAAAAATTGA
- a CDS encoding DUF29 domain-containing protein — MKSSSLYETDYYHWVQTTVHHLQEQNFGAIEWTHLIEELESMGKSEKRALLSLLTRLLEHLLKLAYWESEKGRVGHHWASEIVNFRAQIQDLLEDSPSLRPQLPTLYEKAYPTAIKSVSKLFSLPSDARITLSQALDDDWFPQ; from the coding sequence ATGAAATCATCATCCCTGTATGAAACGGATTATTATCATTGGGTGCAAACCACAGTTCATCATCTTCAGGAACAGAATTTTGGCGCGATCGAGTGGACTCATTTAATTGAAGAATTGGAAAGCATGGGAAAAAGCGAAAAACGCGCCCTTCTGAGTTTACTAACCCGTTTGCTAGAACACTTATTAAAATTAGCCTATTGGGAATCAGAGAAAGGAAGAGTGGGTCATCACTGGGCTTCTGAAATTGTCAATTTTCGCGCTCAAATTCAAGATCTGCTTGAAGATAGCCCTAGTCTTCGTCCCCAGCTACCCACTTTGTATGAAAAGGCTTATCCCACTGCGATTAAATCCGTTTCCAAGTTATTTTCTCTTCCCTCTGATGCTAGAATTACTCTTTCTCAAGCCCTAGATGATGATTGGTTTCCTCAATGA